GGTCGTCATCCTGGTCTCCGCCATACGCGGGTACGTCGGGCACGATGGGCATGGGGCGAGTCTGCTGCGCCTCAGGCGCATCGTACGCGGGACCCGCCGGGGCAGCCCCCTGGACAGGTCCACGCTCGGCGGCACCCCAGTACCCGGCTTGCCGGGCTTGTGGCGGCGCCCCCCAGGAAGAGTCGTTCATCAGACCTCGAGCAGCTCCGCTTCCTTGTGCTTGAGGAGCTCGTCCACCTGAGCGACGTACTTGTGCGTGGTGTCGTCGAGCTCCTTCTCCGCACGGCGGCCCTCGTCCTCGCCGATCTCGCCGTCCTTGATCAGCTTGTCGATGGCGTCCTTGGCCTTGCGGCGGACTGAGCGGATGGACACACGAGCGTCCTCGGCCTTGCCCTTGGCGACCTTGATGTAGTCGCGGCGGCGCTCCTCGGTGAGCTCGGGGAACACCACTCGGATGATGTTGCCGTCGTTGCTCGGGTTGACGCCCAGGTCGGAGTCCCGGATCGCCTGCTCGATGTTGCGCAGCGCGGTCTTGTCGAACGGGGTCACGACCGCCATGCGCGGCTCCGGCACGGAGAACGAAGCCAGCTGGTTGATCGGCGTCGGCGCGCCGTAGTAGTCGGCCACGATCTTGTTGAACATCGCCGGGTGCGCACGGCCGGTGCGGATCGCGGCGAAGTCCTCCTTGGCGACCACGACGGCCTTCTCCATCTTCTCCTCGGCCTCGAGGAGGGTCTCTTCGATCACCACTTGCTCCTGCGTGTCTTGAGTAAAGGCCCGGCTGCGGTTCCTGCGTGGGGGCGGCGGCCGGCTGCGTCGCGTCTTCTTCCTGCACGGTTCCCGACCGGCAGGACATTGTCCATCCCCCGGTCAGGGTCCGTCCCGTCCGTCGCCCGGACGGGTTTGCTCTCGGGCGTCAGCCCTGGCTGCCCTGCTCACCCACAAGCGTGCCGATCTTCTCACCCTTGACGGCGCGGGCGATATTGCCCTCCGCCAGGAGCTCGAAGACGAGGATCGGGAGCTTGTTGTCCCGGCACAGCGTGATCGCGGTCATGTCGGCGACCTTGAGGTCGCGGGTGATGACCTCGCCGTAGCCGAGAGAGTCGAACTTGACGGCGTCCGGGTTGGCCTTCGGGTCGGAGTCGTAGACCCCGTCCACGCCGTTCTTGCCCATCAGCAGCGCCTCGGCGTCGATCTCCAGGGCGCGCTGGGCGGCGGTGGTGTCGGTGGAGAAGTACGGCATGCCCATACCGGCGCCGAAGATGACCACGCGGCCCTTCTCCAGGTGCCGTACGGCGCGCAGCGGGATGTACGGCTCGGCGACCTGGCCCATGGTGATGGCGGTCTGGACCCGGCTGTCGATGCCCTCCTTCTCCAGGAAGTCCTGGAGGGCGAGGCAGTTCATCACGGTGCCGAGCATGCCCATGTAGTCGGAGCGGGCCCGGTCCATGCCGCGCTGCTGGAGTTCGGCGCCGCGGAAGAAGTTGCCGCCGCCGATGACGACCGCGATCTGCGCCCCGTCGCGGACGACGGCGGCGATCTCGCGGGCGATCTTGTGCACCACGTCGGGGTCGACGCCGAGGCCCCCGCCGCCGGAGAAGGCCTCTCCGGACAGCTTCAGCAGATACCGGCCGCGTACTTTGCCGTCGTCGCTCTTCTGGGCCTTGGTGGTCATCGAGATCCCGCCTTTGTTACGTGGTGCACATACGAAGAAGGCCATTGCCGGTTGGGGTGTGTTTCGCATCCCATGCGCGGCAATGGCCTCCTCGTCAGATCTGCTGTCGTCCGTCACGCGCGCGCGGTGACGGCGTCCGCGGACGACTTGCCCTCGACCCTATCGGGGTCGGGCGTCGATCGCGGTACGGACTCAGATGCCGACCTTGATGCGCGAGAAGCGCTTCAGGGTGACACCGGCCTCGTCCAGAACCTTCTGGACGGACTTCTTGTTGTCGAGCGCGTACGGCTGGCCGAGCAGCGTGGCGTCCTTGAAGAAGCCGTTGAGGCGACCCTCGACGATCTTCGGCAGGGCGGCCTCGGGCTTGCCCTCGGCGCGGGTGGTCTCCTCGGCGACGCGGCGCTCGGACTCGACGACCTCGGCCGGCACGTCCTCCTTGGAGAGGTACTTCGGCGCGAAGGCGGCGATGTGCTGGGCGACGCCCTTGGCGACCTCGGCGTTCGGCTTGTCCAGCTCGACGAGGACACCGATCTGCGGGGGCAGGTCGGGCATCGTGCGGTGCATGTACGCGATCACGAAGCCGTCGGCGAACTGCGCGAAGCGGTCCAGGACGATCTTCTCGCCGAGGTTGGCGTTGGCCTCGTCCACGAACGCCTGGACGGTCTTGCCGGCCTCGATCTCGGAGGCGAGCAG
Above is a window of Streptomyces sp. DT2A-34 DNA encoding:
- the frr gene encoding ribosome recycling factor, with product MIEETLLEAEEKMEKAVVVAKEDFAAIRTGRAHPAMFNKIVADYYGAPTPINQLASFSVPEPRMAVVTPFDKTALRNIEQAIRDSDLGVNPSNDGNIIRVVFPELTEERRRDYIKVAKGKAEDARVSIRSVRRKAKDAIDKLIKDGEIGEDEGRRAEKELDDTTHKYVAQVDELLKHKEAELLEV
- the pyrH gene encoding UMP kinase, with amino-acid sequence MTTKAQKSDDGKVRGRYLLKLSGEAFSGGGGLGVDPDVVHKIAREIAAVVRDGAQIAVVIGGGNFFRGAELQQRGMDRARSDYMGMLGTVMNCLALQDFLEKEGIDSRVQTAITMGQVAEPYIPLRAVRHLEKGRVVIFGAGMGMPYFSTDTTAAQRALEIDAEALLMGKNGVDGVYDSDPKANPDAVKFDSLGYGEVITRDLKVADMTAITLCRDNKLPILVFELLAEGNIARAVKGEKIGTLVGEQGSQG
- the tsf gene encoding translation elongation factor Ts, whose amino-acid sequence is MANYTAADVKKLRELTGAGMMDCKKALDEAEGNVEKAVEALRIKGQKGVAKREGRSAENGAVVSIIADDNSSGVLVELKCETDFVAKGEKFQAVANAIAEHVAKSSPADIEALLASEIEAGKTVQAFVDEANANLGEKIVLDRFAQFADGFVIAYMHRTMPDLPPQIGVLVELDKPNAEVAKGVAQHIAAFAPKYLSKEDVPAEVVESERRVAEETTRAEGKPEAALPKIVEGRLNGFFKDATLLGQPYALDNKKSVQKVLDEAGVTLKRFSRIKVGI